One Pseudomonas brassicacearum genomic region harbors:
- a CDS encoding bifunctional diguanylate cyclase/phosphodiesterase has product MTTTEQLSALSSILAQSGLHSLFQPIVCLSERRIVGYEALTRGPSNSPLHSPIALLSVARQAGRLSELELACRRSACQRFNEQKLPGKLFLNVSPESLLESAHQTGRTLQLLQDFGIPPSQVVIELTEQTPIDDFQLLQTALHHYRAMGFSIALDDLGAGYSSLRLWSELRPDYVKIDRHFIDGIHQDALKREFVGSILKIARASRAQVIAEGIELPEELAVLIEMGIDLVQGYLLARPQEQPSKDARALMPRQDSGAVSLTEEVNDLGALLNEQPAVAHNTPTATVLEAFRRQANLNSLAVLDDQQQPCGIVHRHSLSDALLKPFATDLFARKPISRLMSDDFLAVELSQSLQQVSRLITSRARQRIEEDFIITLNGNYLGLGRVIDVLKLITELKIQQARYANPLTLLPGNVPIQQCLTRLLQQRQESVICYVDIDSFKPFNDIYGYGRGDEVLLCLAQCLNERIDPSRDFVGHIGGDDFLLVLGPDDWRKRLNQLLNDFQTHCRRFYRPEHLEAGCFTALNRQGVRQEFALLSLSIGVVHLRSEACGELDASQLAELASQAKHHAKEIVGGSVYLVDGLVEREPVVELGLLM; this is encoded by the coding sequence ATGACCACGACAGAACAGCTGAGTGCCTTGAGTTCGATCCTGGCTCAAAGCGGTTTGCACAGTCTGTTCCAGCCGATCGTCTGCCTTTCTGAACGGCGCATCGTTGGTTACGAAGCCTTGACCCGCGGCCCATCCAACAGCCCGCTGCACTCCCCCATCGCCCTGCTCTCCGTGGCCCGCCAGGCCGGACGCCTCAGTGAGCTGGAACTGGCCTGCCGCCGCAGTGCCTGCCAGCGCTTCAACGAGCAAAAACTGCCCGGCAAGCTGTTTCTCAACGTCTCGCCCGAGTCCCTGCTGGAATCGGCGCACCAGACCGGGCGCACGCTGCAACTGCTGCAGGACTTTGGCATCCCGCCCAGCCAGGTGGTAATCGAACTGACCGAACAAACCCCCATCGATGACTTCCAGCTCCTGCAAACCGCCTTGCATCACTATCGGGCCATGGGTTTTTCCATTGCCCTGGATGACCTTGGCGCCGGCTATTCGAGCCTGCGGCTGTGGTCCGAACTGCGGCCCGATTATGTGAAGATCGACCGGCACTTCATCGACGGCATTCACCAGGACGCGCTCAAGCGCGAATTCGTCGGCTCGATCCTGAAAATCGCCCGGGCGTCCCGGGCCCAGGTCATCGCAGAAGGCATAGAACTGCCGGAAGAGCTGGCGGTGCTGATCGAAATGGGCATCGATCTGGTCCAGGGTTACCTGCTCGCCCGGCCCCAGGAGCAACCGTCCAAAGACGCCAGGGCGCTGATGCCACGGCAGGACAGCGGCGCGGTGTCGCTGACCGAGGAGGTCAATGATCTCGGGGCGCTGCTCAACGAACAACCGGCCGTGGCCCACAACACACCGACGGCCACCGTGCTGGAAGCGTTTCGGCGCCAGGCCAACCTCAACTCTCTGGCGGTGCTGGACGATCAGCAGCAACCCTGCGGCATCGTCCATCGCCATTCACTCTCGGACGCCCTGCTCAAGCCCTTCGCCACCGACCTGTTCGCCCGCAAACCCATCAGCCGGCTGATGAGCGATGACTTCCTCGCGGTGGAACTGAGCCAGTCGTTGCAACAAGTCAGCCGCCTGATCACCAGCCGCGCCCGGCAACGTATCGAAGAAGACTTCATCATCACCCTCAACGGCAACTACCTGGGCCTGGGCCGGGTGATCGACGTGCTCAAGCTCATCACCGAGCTGAAAATCCAGCAGGCCCGCTACGCCAACCCACTGACGCTGCTGCCGGGCAACGTACCGATCCAGCAGTGCCTCACGCGCCTGCTGCAACAACGGCAGGAGTCGGTGATCTGCTACGTGGACATCGACAGCTTCAAACCCTTCAACGACATCTACGGCTACGGCCGCGGCGACGAAGTCCTGCTGTGCCTGGCCCAATGCCTGAACGAACGCATCGACCCCAGCCGCGACTTCGTCGGCCACATCGGCGGTGACGACTTCCTCCTGGTCCTCGGCCCAGACGACTGGCGCAAGCGCCTGAACCAACTGCTGAACGACTTCCAGACCCATTGCCGACGCTTCTACCGGCCTGAACATCTGGAGGCTGGGTGCTTTACCGCGCTGAATCGGCAAGGGGTTCGGCAGGAGTTCGCGTTGCTGTCGTTGTCGATTGGGGTCGTGCATCTGCGCTCGGAGGCGTGTGGGGAATTGGATGCGAGCCAGTTGGCGGAACTGGCTTCGCAGGCGAAGCATCATGCGAAGGAGATTGTTGGGGGGAGTGTGTATCTGGTTGATGGTTTGGTTGAGCGGGAGCCTGTGGTGGAGTTGGGTTTGTTGATGTGA
- a CDS encoding sel1 repeat family protein, whose translation MLWRIKARAGYWLARRLFHWSWFVRQPRGWAWLEGQFSRMANLGDVGAQSFYGHILTFRGHGLGAREEGIRLLRLAALAGDGKAAYQIGVISLAGTASKAPDPVEAARWWTLAAKAGHPLAEIKLKTLEDPQP comes from the coding sequence GTGCTCTGGCGTATCAAGGCACGGGCCGGCTACTGGCTGGCGCGGCGGTTGTTTCATTGGTCATGGTTTGTCCGTCAGCCGCGTGGCTGGGCCTGGCTCGAGGGGCAGTTCTCACGGATGGCGAATCTGGGCGACGTTGGTGCGCAAAGTTTCTACGGGCATATCCTGACGTTTCGCGGCCATGGGCTGGGGGCTCGGGAAGAGGGGATTCGCCTGTTGCGGCTGGCGGCATTGGCCGGTGACGGCAAGGCGGCCTATCAGATCGGCGTGATCAGCCTCGCCGGTACGGCCAGCAAGGCGCCGGATCCGGTCGAAGCGGCACGTTGGTGGACCTTGGCGGCGAAAGCCGGGCATCCCTTGGCCGAGATCAAGCTCAAAACCCTCGAGGACCCTCAGCCGTAA
- a CDS encoding helix-turn-helix domain-containing protein: MDIQIITRDGEPEYAVLPWDQYQSLLKAAGIEQAPSREATVRHAAAPGQVLPGLDQLRSLREGKGIAIEALARTVGISPSYLALIESGERQPDAAIRRSLAWELTVPGWRDES, translated from the coding sequence ATGGATATCCAAATAATCACACGCGACGGTGAGCCCGAATACGCGGTTTTACCGTGGGATCAGTACCAGTCGTTGCTGAAGGCAGCAGGCATCGAACAAGCTCCGTCGCGCGAGGCCACCGTCCGTCACGCGGCGGCACCCGGTCAGGTTCTTCCTGGCCTGGATCAATTACGCAGTTTGCGCGAAGGGAAGGGTATCGCCATTGAGGCGCTGGCCCGCACGGTAGGTATCAGTCCGTCTTATCTGGCCTTGATCGAAAGTGGCGAGCGTCAGCCCGACGCCGCGATTCGGCGCAGTCTGGCCTGGGAATTGACGGTTCCGGGTTGGAGGGATGAATCGTGA
- a CDS encoding RHS repeat-associated core domain-containing protein, with the protein MDQVSRIEQELDSFKDTLWLYREQLERWYSRAADRASQAADLPALMGMERVIRFGDSTTAVSTGDDDFLSTVVQCPQGGEMTIESKFESVYDIPLGGIVVDVVAVDSGEVTPVTLDAQGLGTFKGEAGKSYRVHVQGEVSPKQIATLFSSYDGLSNDLTDWLRGEWQGFKPQWSQQSLATSAAAVGNGLLAGSWAAIEGVWDSISLLSDILKDPNQFVERLGESAKQLAELAEKTPLLMAKLQLLASDEAALCLLVRTASLWLEMLPPSEMAGETAEALSRVTVQLLIDLLIGVVLTFAGAGAGIAYLSMRLAKVGAQLLEAAQRFIRGIFAVVNGVMAYVDRYKTVAARGIAAGVKKGRMQLRWDAQRNTTLKKYEPHDDAPAQSKNPNGDSADTAAQTQTSGCPVSMVTGEELLTLEDGSLDGRLPFVFTRLYRRTSAVDLDVGLGRGWSHALAHRLLLEGEQVIWIDQENRRTTFPLPNAQRPAIHNSLARAAIYLGAEPDELIIAQPGENAPFLHFRDGHLTALSDRYDNRLTLQRNIHGDICRLDNGAGRALRLRYEQRHLVAIDYQSFHPALTLDDAWRTEQTLVSYRYDARFRLIEATNAAGESERYDYDDQHVILQRQLAGGASFFWEWQGVGRAARCVRHWASFAQMDSHYRWDEDGSVTVQHLDGSQEVYVHDDRARLVRQVEPDGGEHLKAYDAQGRLIAEQDPLGAVTEYRYDEAGRLVALIPPLDEPTSYEYRNGFLHTRCRGKAVWTYRRNAQGDVTERIDPDGQRTEYAYDDQGQLLSVDYPDGSAHRFTWNRLGQLTEETLPDGGRRCFSYDALGRLLTRQDEHGALTHYQWDAVGRLLQTILPSGATRAWTYNAYGKVTSERDEQGRVTRYEYADDLHLVSRRLNPDGTELKYRYDSARLLLTEIENESGEKYQLDYTPNGLIRQQIGFDGQRTAYAYDRNGHLLEKTEYGDDGSQLVTAYQRDAAGRLRVKTLPDGQAIEYRYDRLGRLVHVNDGSDHPLAFEYDAQDRLITEHQGWGTLRYGYDACGRLNHLRLPDHSTLDYHHARGGALTAIDLNGTRLTEHQFDGGRERQRQQGLLRSHYDYDEQGRLKAQTVWQHQQQLFWRDYAYSAKGNLEVLSDNRNRRSYQYDPLDRLVRIDSSHSAPPEHFAHDPAGNLLMLDRPGPSTVKGNRLLMQGDRHYDYDAFGNLIRERRGKAHSLVSEYRYDSQHRLIGVTQPDGREASYRYDAFGRRISKTVDGLTTKFFWQGDQLVAESSPRHHRSYLYEPGTFRPLAMLDGKGLNACPFYYHLDHLGTPQELTNYGGQIVWSARYNGYGKTTELVHGGGEQLEQPLRFQGQYFDPESGLHYNRHRYYNPETGRYLTPDPSKLAGGLNGYRYTVNPTGWVDPLGLVDCPGTGGCRPAVGEQDSAGKVGVDEGEPRLPMTAEQRRARIDELGEANAKRRVTRMEKEYDMHTVEKHSPEISDAALKQRAINGANPHTGEIPKGANGSLSSQFNNWRVHLNALNKAMTREKLGLDPFTGLDHKKDRVVRQELPGAGRGYKPNKKDKQNPKLNENLNWFEIKFDKNGVPYTAFPMERK; encoded by the coding sequence ATGGATCAGGTGAGCCGTATCGAGCAGGAACTCGATAGCTTCAAAGACACCCTTTGGCTTTACCGCGAGCAACTTGAACGCTGGTACAGCCGCGCGGCGGATCGGGCCAGCCAGGCGGCCGACCTGCCCGCGCTGATGGGCATGGAGCGCGTGATCCGCTTCGGCGATAGCACCACCGCCGTCAGCACCGGCGATGATGACTTTCTCTCCACCGTCGTCCAGTGCCCCCAGGGTGGGGAGATGACGATCGAGAGCAAGTTCGAGTCGGTGTACGACATCCCGTTGGGCGGCATCGTGGTGGATGTGGTCGCGGTGGACAGCGGCGAGGTCACGCCGGTTACCCTGGATGCCCAGGGCCTGGGAACCTTCAAGGGCGAGGCAGGCAAGTCCTATCGGGTCCATGTCCAGGGCGAAGTATCCCCCAAACAAATCGCGACTCTGTTTTCTTCCTACGATGGCTTGAGCAACGACCTGACAGACTGGTTGCGCGGCGAGTGGCAGGGCTTCAAGCCGCAGTGGTCACAGCAATCGTTGGCGACTTCGGCGGCCGCGGTCGGCAATGGCCTGCTGGCCGGCAGTTGGGCGGCGATCGAGGGCGTGTGGGACAGCATCAGCCTGCTTTCGGACATCCTCAAGGACCCCAATCAGTTTGTTGAGCGGTTGGGCGAGAGCGCTAAACAACTGGCGGAGCTGGCGGAGAAAACGCCGTTGCTCATGGCCAAGCTGCAACTGCTGGCCAGCGACGAAGCGGCGTTGTGCCTGCTGGTGCGCACCGCCAGCCTCTGGCTGGAGATGCTGCCGCCCAGCGAGATGGCTGGCGAAACCGCCGAAGCCTTATCGAGGGTGACGGTGCAGTTGTTGATCGACTTGTTGATTGGTGTAGTCCTGACCTTCGCCGGGGCGGGGGCCGGGATTGCTTATCTGTCGATGCGCCTGGCTAAGGTGGGTGCGCAACTGCTGGAGGCCGCGCAGCGTTTTATCCGTGGGATTTTCGCGGTGGTCAACGGTGTCATGGCCTACGTGGACCGCTACAAGACCGTGGCGGCGCGGGGGATCGCGGCCGGGGTGAAAAAGGGTCGCATGCAGCTGCGCTGGGATGCGCAGCGCAACACCACGCTGAAAAAATACGAACCCCACGACGACGCCCCGGCGCAATCGAAAAACCCCAACGGCGACAGCGCCGACACCGCGGCCCAGACCCAAACCAGCGGCTGCCCGGTGTCGATGGTCACCGGCGAGGAACTGCTGACCCTGGAGGATGGCAGCCTCGATGGGCGCCTACCGTTTGTCTTCACCCGCCTGTACCGCCGCACCAGCGCGGTGGACCTGGACGTCGGCCTTGGGCGCGGCTGGAGCCATGCCCTGGCGCACCGCTTGCTGCTCGAAGGCGAGCAGGTCATCTGGATCGACCAAGAAAACCGCCGTACGACCTTTCCGCTGCCCAACGCCCAGCGCCCTGCGATCCACAACAGCCTGGCCCGTGCGGCGATTTACCTGGGCGCCGAGCCGGACGAACTGATCATCGCCCAGCCCGGCGAAAACGCACCTTTCCTACACTTTCGCGACGGTCATCTGACCGCCCTCAGCGACCGCTACGACAACCGCCTGACCCTGCAGCGCAACATCCACGGCGACATCTGTCGCCTGGACAACGGCGCCGGGCGCGCCCTGCGCTTGCGCTACGAGCAGCGCCACCTGGTCGCCATCGACTACCAGAGCTTCCACCCGGCCCTGACCCTGGACGACGCCTGGCGCACCGAGCAGACGCTGGTTTCCTACCGCTATGACGCACGTTTCCGACTGATCGAAGCGACCAACGCCGCCGGTGAAAGCGAACGCTACGACTACGACGACCAGCACGTCATCCTCCAGCGGCAATTGGCCGGCGGGGCGAGTTTTTTCTGGGAGTGGCAAGGCGTCGGGCGGGCGGCTCGCTGCGTCAGGCATTGGGCCTCGTTTGCGCAGATGGACAGCCATTACCGCTGGGATGAGGACGGCAGCGTCACGGTCCAGCACCTCGATGGCAGCCAGGAGGTGTATGTCCACGACGACCGGGCGCGGCTGGTGCGCCAGGTCGAGCCCGATGGCGGCGAGCACCTCAAGGCCTATGATGCACAGGGCCGGCTGATCGCCGAGCAGGACCCGCTGGGCGCCGTCACCGAATACCGCTACGACGAAGCCGGCCGGCTGGTGGCGCTGATTCCGCCCCTGGATGAGCCCACGTCCTACGAATACCGCAACGGTTTCCTACATACCCGCTGTCGCGGCAAAGCCGTCTGGACCTATCGGCGCAACGCCCAAGGTGACGTGACCGAGCGCATCGATCCGGATGGTCAGCGTACGGAATATGCCTACGACGACCAGGGGCAACTGCTGTCGGTGGATTACCCGGACGGCAGCGCACATCGGTTTACCTGGAATCGCCTGGGCCAGTTGACGGAAGAAACCCTGCCCGACGGCGGCCGCCGGTGTTTTTCCTACGACGCCCTGGGGCGTCTGCTGACCCGCCAGGACGAACACGGCGCCCTCACGCACTACCAATGGGACGCCGTCGGCCGCCTGCTCCAGACCATCTTGCCGAGCGGGGCGACCCGGGCCTGGACTTACAACGCCTACGGCAAGGTCACCAGCGAGCGCGACGAACAGGGCCGCGTCACCCGCTACGAATACGCCGACGACCTGCACCTGGTCAGCCGCCGCCTCAACCCCGACGGCACCGAGCTGAAGTACCGCTACGACTCGGCGCGGCTGTTGCTGACCGAGATCGAAAACGAATCCGGCGAAAAATATCAGCTGGACTACACGCCCAATGGATTGATCCGACAGCAGATCGGCTTCGACGGCCAACGCACCGCCTACGCCTACGACCGTAACGGCCACTTGCTGGAGAAAACCGAATACGGCGACGACGGCAGCCAGCTTGTCACCGCTTACCAACGCGACGCGGCCGGGCGACTGCGGGTCAAGACCCTGCCCGACGGCCAGGCGATCGAGTACCGCTACGACCGGCTCGGTCGGCTGGTCCACGTCAATGACGGCAGCGATCATCCGCTGGCCTTCGAGTACGACGCCCAGGACCGGCTGATCACCGAGCACCAGGGCTGGGGCACCCTGCGTTATGGCTACGACGCCTGCGGCCGGCTCAATCACCTGCGCCTGCCGGACCACAGCACGCTCGACTACCACCACGCCCGGGGCGGCGCGCTGACCGCGATAGACCTGAACGGCACACGCCTCACCGAGCATCAGTTTGACGGCGGTCGCGAACGACAGCGGCAACAGGGTTTGCTGCGCAGCCACTACGACTACGACGAACAGGGCCGCCTCAAGGCCCAGACGGTGTGGCAGCACCAGCAGCAACTGTTCTGGCGCGACTATGCCTACAGCGCCAAGGGCAACCTTGAAGTCCTTTCCGACAACCGCAACCGCCGCAGCTACCAATACGATCCACTGGATCGCCTGGTGCGCATCGACTCTTCCCACAGCGCACCACCGGAACACTTCGCCCACGACCCGGCCGGCAACCTGTTGATGCTGGACCGCCCCGGCCCGAGCACCGTCAAGGGTAACCGCCTGCTGATGCAGGGCGACCGCCACTACGACTACGACGCCTTCGGCAACCTGATCCGCGAACGCCGCGGCAAGGCCCACAGCCTCGTCAGCGAATACCGCTACGACAGCCAACACCGGCTGATCGGCGTGACCCAGCCGGACGGTCGCGAAGCGTCCTACCGCTACGACGCCTTCGGCCGACGCATCAGCAAGACCGTGGACGGCCTGACCACGAAATTTTTCTGGCAGGGCGACCAGCTCGTCGCCGAAAGCAGCCCGCGTCACCACCGCAGCTACCTCTACGAACCAGGCACCTTCCGCCCGCTGGCAATGCTCGACGGCAAAGGCCTCAACGCCTGCCCGTTCTACTACCACCTCGACCACCTGGGCACGCCGCAGGAACTGACCAACTACGGCGGCCAGATCGTCTGGTCGGCACGCTACAACGGCTACGGCAAAACCACCGAACTGGTCCACGGCGGCGGCGAACAGCTGGAACAACCACTGCGCTTCCAGGGCCAATACTTCGACCCGGAAAGCGGCCTGCACTACAACCGCCACCGCTACTACAATCCCGAAACCGGCCGCTATTTGACGCCTGACCCGAGCAAACTGGCGGGTGGGCTCAATGGGTATCGCTACACCGTGAATCCGACGGGGTGGGTGGATCCGTTGGGGTTGGTGGATTGTCCGGGGACGGGTGGGTGTCGGCCGGCGGTTGGGGAGCAGGATTCGGCGGGTAAGGTCGGGGTGGATGAGGGGGAGCCGCGGCTGCCGATGACGGCGGAGCAGCGGCGGGCGCGAATTGATGAATTGGGGGAGGCGAATGCTAAGCGGCGAGTTACTCGAATGGAAAAAGAATACGATATGCATACTGTTGAAAAACATAGCCCGGAAATATCAGATGCCGCACTCAAGCAGCGAGCCATTAACGGTGCAAATCCTCATACAGGTGAAATTCCAAAGGGGGCAAATGGAAGCTTGAGTTCCCAGTTTAATAACTGGAGAGTCCATTTAAATGCGCTGAATAAAGCGATGACTAGAGAAAAGCTTGGATTGGATCCGTTTACGGGCTTGGACCACAAGAAAGATAGAGTTGTTAGGCAGGAGCTGCCGGGGGCAGGGCGCGGCTATAAACCCAACAAAAAAGATAAGCAAAATCCCAAACTTAATGAAAATTTAAATTGGTTTGAAATTAAGTTCGATAAGAACGGAGTGCCGTACACCGCATTTCCCATGGAGAGAAAATAA